The Akkermansia sp. RCC_12PD genome contains the following window.
CATGGCCATGACGCTGTTGCGCTGGCCTTCCGGCAAAAAATGGGGAGGCCGGGAGCCGATCACTCCCTGAACGCTGCGTCCGGAGCGGGTTCTCACCAGAACGCGCTGGCTCAGCAGGGTATGCGGCCACCAGCCGCCGATGCCCACCAACTGTAAAAAACCGCTAGCCGTAATGTTCTGGACGAGAAAGCCTATTTCATCCATATGGGCCGCCAGCATGACTCGGGGGCCGGAATCCCCGCTGGTGCAGAACAGGCAGCCGGAGCCGTCTGCGGAAAATTTCCCATATCCGGAAAGTTCCTGCGCCACAAGCGCCCTCACTTCATCCTCATGCCCTGAGATACCGTGGGCTTCCGAAAATTTTTTCAGCAGATCCGAATCAATCGCCATGGGCCGAGCATGTGAAAACGCCCTCCCCAGGTCAAGCCCGCAGCCGTGCCTCATGATTTTTTCTTGACCGGATGCTTGCAGCCCCCAAATACTGCAAGCAAATTTTTCCTGCCATTTTCATGAAAGAAACAAGAGATTTTTGCTAGCCACAACCCGGTTTTTGGTGTAACTAATCAGGGAATCGAATTGTGCTATGAAATCCATCCTTACTTTCATCACGGCTATGCTGGCTGTCGTGCTTCTTGTTCCTGCGTCATCCGCACAAAGCACGAGCAATCCAAAAACGCAGGTGCGCGTTACGCTGGACAAGTTGTCCCTGTACATGCGCCAGTCCCCCAACGTGACCACGCAGGACGATCCGCGGCCCCTGCCCAAGCCGAAAAGATGGGCGGATTTTGAAGTGCCCTTCAAGGTGGAAGCTTCTCCGATGCCCAAATCCGGCTACATTGATTCCCTGACTTTCAAATTCTATATTGCCGTGGTCAATCCGGACCGCGCGCGCCAGTACCTGAAACTGTACAAGGAAATCAAATACGTCAACGTTCCGGTCGGTGAATCCACTTACGCCTCCGTCTACCTTTCCCCCTCCTCCGTCAAGCGCATCACCGGCTCGGAAGGCGGCCGCGGCAAGTGGGTCAAGTATGAAGGCGTTGTCGTGGAATACAACGGCAAGGTAGTGGCCACCTATTCCTCCGAACGCGGCAAGATGGAAAAATGGTGGACCATCCAGTCTCCCAGCATTGTGGAAACCACTTATTATCCCCTGCTGAACAAGGATGAAACACCCTTCTCCGTGTACTGGTATGACCGTTATCCGGAAATCATGAAGCCCAATCTTCACCAGGGAGGCTCTGCTCCGGAACCTTCCGGCTTCGGAACACCGACGCCTCCGGAAACCGACGATCTTTAATCGTTCCGCTCCGATTCCTCCAAGACTGTACACATTTCACTTTTTTATTTAACAGAAATCACCCATGGCTAATTCACGACAAATCGTCGCATTAAACGTAGGTTCCCAGCGAGTATCGATGGGCGTCTTTTCCAAGACGAATAAGAACGCTCTCATCCTGGACCGCTACGCTACGCGCCTCATCGTACTGGATCCGTCCGCAGAAGGCATGCGCCTGACAAAGGTGGGGGAGGCCGTCGCCGACCTCGTTCAGGAGCTCCGCGTCAAAGGCGGCGTTGCCAATTATTCCGTATCCGGACAGTCCGTCTTCATCCGCTTTGTCAAACTTCCCGCCCTGGACGACACGGACGTTGAACAGCTCATCAGGTTTGAAGCCCAGCAGCATGTTCCCTTCCCTCTGGACGAAGTCGTCTGGGACTACCACCTTCTGCCGGCCAACGGGCTGGAACGCGAGGCCGTCCTGGTCGCCATCAAGGCGGAAGACCTGGATTCCCTGAATGATGAAATCACCTCCCACGGGCTTTCCACCGGCAAAGTGGACTGCACGCAGACTTCTCTGTACAACGCATACGTAGACAGCTATCCGGAAGAAAAGGAGCCCGTCATGCTCATTGACATCGGCGCCAAGTCCACCGACCTGATTTACAGCGAACAGGGACGTTTCTTCACCCGCAGTATTTCCGCAGGGGGCATTTTCGTCACTTCCGCCATCGCCCGTGAATTCAATCTTCCCTTCGTGGAAGCCGAACGTCTGAAGATCACCAGCGGACTCGTTTCCATGAGCAACGGACAGACGGAAGGGCTGGACCCGGCCACCGCCAATCTGGCCACCATCATCCGCACGGCCATGACCAGGCTGGCTTCCGAAATCCAGCGCACGACCAACCACTACCGCGCCCAGATGAAAGGGAGTGCGCCAGTGAAGGCCTATTTGTGCGGCGGGGGTTCCTCCCTTCCGTACACCAAGGAATTCCTGGAAGACAAGCTGGGCATACCAATTTTCTTCTTCAACCCCATGCACAACGTGGGCGTAGGTTCCGGTGTGGACGTGAACACCATTTCACGTGAAGCCTTCACCTTGGGCGGCATGATCGGAACGGCCATCAACGCTGTAGACCGCGCTTCCCTCAACATTGACCTGGAGCCCACTGCAGTGGCTAAAAAACGGGCCAACCAGAAGAAGATGCCCGCCATCATCACCGGAGCCGTCATCGCCATGCTCGGCGCGGCCGCCTATGCGGTCACGGGTTACATGGGCGTGGAAAAGGCCAAGCAGACCCTTTCCGGCGTATCGCCCACCGTCAGCGCCATCAAGTCCGAACAATCCGCCCTGCGCCTCAAGGAACAAGAATTGAAGAAGATGGACGCCACCCTCGCCTCCTACCAGCAGCTGACCCTCCAGCGGTACGGTTATGCGGACATTATCAA
Protein-coding sequences here:
- a CDS encoding Amuc_1102 family pilus-like protein, producing the protein MKSILTFITAMLAVVLLVPASSAQSTSNPKTQVRVTLDKLSLYMRQSPNVTTQDDPRPLPKPKRWADFEVPFKVEASPMPKSGYIDSLTFKFYIAVVNPDRARQYLKLYKEIKYVNVPVGESTYASVYLSPSSVKRITGSEGGRGKWVKYEGVVVEYNGKVVATYSSERGKMEKWWTIQSPSIVETTYYPLLNKDETPFSVYWYDRYPEIMKPNLHQGGSAPEPSGFGTPTPPETDDL
- a CDS encoding Amuc_1101 family PilM-like pilus complex protein → MANSRQIVALNVGSQRVSMGVFSKTNKNALILDRYATRLIVLDPSAEGMRLTKVGEAVADLVQELRVKGGVANYSVSGQSVFIRFVKLPALDDTDVEQLIRFEAQQHVPFPLDEVVWDYHLLPANGLEREAVLVAIKAEDLDSLNDEITSHGLSTGKVDCTQTSLYNAYVDSYPEEKEPVMLIDIGAKSTDLIYSEQGRFFTRSISAGGIFVTSAIAREFNLPFVEAERLKITSGLVSMSNGQTEGLDPATANLATIIRTAMTRLASEIQRTTNHYRAQMKGSAPVKAYLCGGGSSLPYTKEFLEDKLGIPIFFFNPMHNVGVGSGVDVNTISREAFTLGGMIGTAINAVDRASLNIDLEPTAVAKKRANQKKMPAIITGAVIAMLGAAAYAVTGYMGVEKAKQTLSGVSPTVSAIKSEQSALRLKEQELKKMDATLASYQQLTLQRYGYADIIKHLLEQSEHKNYPYWFTDFEPVAHFNPEDATQITGYSVIKDSFLSDKNTSLVENIRTETAANSANDGEENAVYSVNAIRLTGLAKRSEGGQKLIQDLQAKMDANKDSLFTFKDGDRKLEVRQIMELGAKDAKVDAAAGAFIPFKLVLPLKTPIPVHFNK